CTCTCGCCCAAAACGCGGGGTTGTCAGCGATGGTCGGTGGTTTTATTCTCGGAGTGATGGCGCCAAGCCTCCCAGGATGGCTGGGGGTCATCATCGTCTTAATTGCCGGGACGGCGTTCGGGGCGGTGAACGGGTTGCTGGTGGGGAAGCTCAAGTATAATCCGTTCCTTGCCACCTTAGGGACGTTCATCGTGTTCGACTGGGCAACGTTCTGGATCCGCCGGGGGGCGATCGTAAACCTTCCCGCTTCATTCCTTGCTCCGGGGAGCGGAACGATAGGGGGAGTGCACATCGCCATCTTCTTGTTCCTCTTCATGGCGTTGCTCCTCCACCTGATGCTGCGCTACACGCAATTTGGGGTATCCGTCTATGCTGTCGGCGACAACCCAAAAGCGGCGATGATGATGGGGATCAACGTGGGGAAGGTCCTGTTCGGAGTATTCACCTTGGGTGGCCTTCTCGCTGGTTTTTCCGGACTCATTTACCTCGGTTACATTGGTGCGGTCACCTCACTAATCGCCCAGAACAAGATATTTGAGGCGTTTGCCGGTGCGGTCCTCGGCGGGGTGAGCTTGCGCGGCGGACGCGGCTCGATCATGGGAGCGCTGGGGGGAGTCATCCTTCTCGGAATCCTTGACGCCGGCCTCACCATGCTTAACGTGTCGCCGGAGATTCGGGGGGTGTTGACCGGATTCGTCCTCCTCGTGGCGGTGATGATCAACATGGCCATCAGTCGTCTGCGTGACCGCATCCTGATGCCACACTAGGAACGGAGGTTAAAAGTGAACGAGAAAATGCCGCTTTTGCGTACGGAGAGCCTTCACAAATGGTACGGCAAGATCCATGCTCTGCGCGGGGTGAATATCGAGGTATACTCCGGCGAGGTCCTTGCGCTGGTCGGGGACAACGGAGCAGGGAAGTCGACGTTTGTTAAGATCATCTCCGGGGTGGAGAGGAAGACCTCTGGCAAAATATTTTGGAAAGGGAAGGAGACCGAGATCACCTCGATCGAGCAGGCACGCAACCTGGGAATCGAAACAGTATACCAGGAGCAGGCTCTTGCCCCTCAGCTTACAGTCTTACAGAACATATTCCTCGGCCGGCCGTGGACTAAGTTTGGCCCGCTCAAGGTGCTGGACAACAAGAAGATGGCTCAGGCAGCCCGGCGAGTGATCGACGAGCTCGGACTGAACATACAGGTGGACCAAGAAGTGCGGTTCTGTTCCGGAGGGGAGCAACAGGGTGTAGCAGTGGCCCGTGCATTGTTGTTCAAGGCGGGATTGGTGATTCTCGATGAACCAACCCGGGCTTTGTCCGCCACAGGGGTAGAGAGGATCCTCGAGTTTATCCGCGGGTTAAAGCGACAGGGGATAGCAGTGATCATCGTCTCGCACGTCTTCCCCCAGATCTTTCCGGTGACAGATCGGTTCATAATACTATCGCGTGGAGAAGTGATCGCGGAAAAGAGAGCCGAGGAGACATCCTCCGAGGACTTGACGCGTATCGTCATCGAAAAAACCGCTTGAAAAGGACTTAAGAGCTGTGATCCTTGTTATCGGAGAAGCGCTGATCGATTTCTTCCCCGCTTCCTGTGGGAAAGAAGAGGGTTACATCCCCCGGCCTGGTGGCTCGCCGCACAATGTGGCAATCGGCCTCGGGCGCCTTGGGGTGCCGGTCGGATTCGTCGGCCGGCTCTCGCGGGATTG
This sequence is a window from Candidatus Bipolaricaulota bacterium. Protein-coding genes within it:
- a CDS encoding ABC transporter permease, which encodes MKPQVNTRVKVLIVDNFIWFINAGLYILFIILNPRGFLTIHNVEFILYVSSMLGFLVLGEALAMITGGMDLSLAQNAGLSAMVGGFILGVMAPSLPGWLGVIIVLIAGTAFGAVNGLLVGKLKYNPFLATLGTFIVFDWATFWIRRGAIVNLPASFLAPGSGTIGGVHIAIFLFLFMALLLHLMLRYTQFGVSVYAVGDNPKAAMMMGINVGKVLFGVFTLGGLLAGFSGLIYLGYIGAVTSLIAQNKIFEAFAGAVLGGVSLRGGRGSIMGALGGVILLGILDAGLTMLNVSPEIRGVLTGFVLLVAVMINMAISRLRDRILMPH
- a CDS encoding sugar ABC transporter ATP-binding protein, with product MNEKMPLLRTESLHKWYGKIHALRGVNIEVYSGEVLALVGDNGAGKSTFVKIISGVERKTSGKIFWKGKETEITSIEQARNLGIETVYQEQALAPQLTVLQNIFLGRPWTKFGPLKVLDNKKMAQAARRVIDELGLNIQVDQEVRFCSGGEQQGVAVARALLFKAGLVILDEPTRALSATGVERILEFIRGLKRQGIAVIIVSHVFPQIFPVTDRFIILSRGEVIAEKRAEETSSEDLTRIVIEKTA